A window from Athalia rosae chromosome 5, iyAthRosa1.1, whole genome shotgun sequence encodes these proteins:
- the LOC105694100 gene encoding 39S ribosomal protein L28, mitochondrial → MSANKSLQAMRLYYLKRKSRFDSGLGAALPEAYKKFWAEWKFQEPTFVHQIKKEGKWTRNPLTGQVTPIQNVPIPVLYPPEHNDGIWGGEGIVKGFQQRRPMRRRVPHFWIPSLKSLVVYSEVLDKYMRIVGTDRTIDLIHENHGFDNYLLKTPACDLKSELALKLKQQILKTLSEKTLYPDDPAKRDEVYARYEKYVSAYTPEEIEWYGLNFVEACRKISRLQQEQIVFVPLKHQFREKLIAELKELAKEDPAKETESSSSVSWLSKVNPLSRSIKTP, encoded by the exons ATGTCCGCTAATAAATCGCTCCAG gCTATGCGCCTGTACTACCTGAAAAGGAAAAGTCGCTTCGACAGCGGCCTTGGAGCAGCATTACCTGAGGCTTATAAAAAGTTTTGGGCTGAGTGGAAATTTCAGGAACCTACTTTTGTGCACCAAAttaagaaagaaggaaaatggaCCAGAAATCCTCTAACAGGACAAGT GACTCCAATTCAAAATGTACCAATTCCAGTGTTATATCCACCAGAGCATAACGATGGCATATGGGGTGGGGAAGGTATAGTCAAAGGATTTCAACAACGACGTCCCATGAGAAGAAGAGTCCCACATTTCTGGATCCCTAGCCTGAAAAGTTTGGTTGTATATAGTGAAGTACTCGACAAATACATGCGTATCGTTGGCACGGATAGAACCATTGATTTAATTCATGAAAATCATGGATTCGATAATTATCTGTTGAAG ACACCAGCATGCGACTTGAAATCAGAGTTAGCACTCAAATTGAAACAACAAATACTGAAAACTCTTTCTGAGAAAACACTGTATCCAGATGATCCTGCAAAAAGAGATGAAGTGTACGccagatatgaaaaatatgtgtCAGCT TATACACCTGAAGAAATTGAATGGTATGGATTAAACTTCGTCGAAGcttgtcgaaaaatttcgagattgCAGCAGGAGCAGATAGTTTTTGTACCTTTGAAACACCAGTtccgagaaaaattaattgcagAGTTGAAAGAACTTGCAAAAGAAGATCCTGCTAAAGAAACCGAATCTAG TTCCAGTGTTTCCTGGCTCTCAAAGGTCAATCCTCTCTCAAGAAGTATAAAAACCCCATAG